The Candidatus Flexicrinis affinis genome has a segment encoding these proteins:
- a CDS encoding FtsX-like permease family protein translates to MIRLAVRQLARERHVAIILLAAITIVTGFAAFAPLYMRMLRSAELDARLDSLTDRQQRLEVTRDSPPETDLLEPIRAQIGSYIVSEHRFAYAPARTCSLALSGESSAWLMPCYRQYAYPDIERDFTVLDGRLPEPREDVIEFALTQAALDAAVTLDPNLRPVVGSRFATSDGLQLKSLELVGILAPVEAQASPRWDAQESIFGSIIKSFDNAPDELDWGIIVHPDTLAGALNRTSPRAYVSRAVLRLDHIEGRDLDAIERQLDAGLDALRTTDPTLEINSPLSTLIDAVRARMGSIAGPVLLLVGMVLALLLYTLVITGSLALERARGAWAQMGGRGASARQLVVAHAVSMGLLSVAAWLVGQAVAFVLAGLLTAVGPQASVIAAPSAADLPAESWLWGGAAAVTSVVVLTLPAVPLALTDFARLRQSAGRTFGRPVWARFYVDIAALALGIAFTARAGAIDALNDPFSMAGPVLVIVGGALLWLRVFPVVTRVLGAVTAGLQSVSVRLALWGVERSPATFGQLVLLVVGTLSLGIASLVIAQTRSDTAWEAAQAALGADAVLTVAPTAFDPAFDYEAIDGISRAAPRVELNSGGTPDRPQLIVIGYGRADEPPIQALEAIERPVAGVELPADAVSVAVDVFSPADDAVTTAAVTALIMNADSIVARVPLDAPDETLTDRWQTYAAPLEPGRLGRTPWRLIGIELPSAREEPVEGSRVTSFDHAVLLGEIRAVGADDGEIALVSDGAAPPEVWSRPEAAGRFTDTVLSFERSDIAAPAGGSALRVLYSRSIGFSSSTPTLLLFAVDQPLPVVVTTAFADDVGGRSALRRPLAPGDTGSVQLDDPSSPIGRLRMSYVVEAVIPAPPPYRSDQAMVFTRADWLQSAINPTRASLQVGVAVNRVVFDFTEREPAGIRDALMRSPGALGITTAGELFAAQQRDPLANAITGLLFGGFWAGLALLIVQSGYFAAVSLRRRAESLGVLRSLGWQQRQITRMLAAEYAAVVVPALVVGTAFGLGSAVFLLSLLGSDPARMVVPIAGIGVLIGLVATLFVVLVGWSSAVVRRIELVDVLRANG, encoded by the coding sequence ATGATCCGGTTGGCTGTGCGGCAGCTCGCTCGTGAACGGCATGTGGCGATCATTCTCCTCGCCGCTATCACCATCGTGACCGGATTCGCCGCGTTCGCGCCATTGTATATGCGCATGCTCCGGTCCGCCGAGTTGGATGCCCGCCTCGATTCATTGACCGACCGGCAGCAGCGCCTTGAAGTCACCCGTGACTCCCCGCCGGAAACCGACTTGCTTGAGCCGATACGCGCACAGATCGGATCGTACATCGTCAGCGAACACCGTTTCGCTTACGCACCGGCGCGGACGTGCAGCCTTGCGCTGTCCGGCGAGTCGTCGGCATGGTTGATGCCGTGCTACCGGCAGTACGCCTATCCCGACATAGAGCGTGACTTTACTGTGCTGGACGGGCGGCTGCCGGAACCGCGCGAGGATGTCATCGAGTTTGCGCTGACGCAAGCCGCTCTCGATGCGGCCGTGACGCTCGACCCGAACTTGCGCCCGGTCGTGGGGTCGCGTTTCGCCACCTCGGATGGCCTGCAGCTCAAGTCACTCGAACTGGTGGGGATTCTCGCGCCGGTGGAGGCCCAAGCATCGCCGCGCTGGGACGCGCAGGAGTCGATTTTCGGGTCGATCATCAAGTCGTTCGACAACGCGCCGGACGAACTCGACTGGGGCATCATCGTCCACCCCGACACGCTGGCCGGCGCGCTCAACCGCACATCGCCGCGTGCGTACGTTAGCCGCGCAGTGCTGCGGCTGGACCACATCGAAGGCCGCGACCTCGACGCCATCGAACGCCAGCTCGATGCCGGTTTGGATGCGCTGCGCACGACCGATCCGACGCTTGAGATCAATTCGCCGCTGTCGACGTTGATCGACGCGGTGCGCGCCCGCATGGGTTCGATTGCTGGACCGGTCCTGCTGCTGGTTGGCATGGTGCTGGCGCTGCTGCTGTATACCCTGGTGATCACGGGATCGCTCGCGCTTGAGCGGGCACGCGGCGCGTGGGCGCAAATGGGCGGTCGTGGTGCAAGCGCGCGGCAGTTGGTCGTTGCGCATGCCGTGTCGATGGGCTTGCTGTCGGTTGCGGCGTGGCTGGTGGGGCAGGCCGTCGCGTTCGTGCTAGCGGGGCTGCTCACGGCAGTCGGGCCGCAAGCGTCGGTGATTGCCGCGCCTTCGGCCGCCGATCTACCTGCCGAATCGTGGCTGTGGGGCGGGGCCGCTGCTGTGACGTCCGTCGTCGTGCTCACACTGCCGGCTGTGCCGCTGGCGTTGACCGACTTCGCCCGGTTGCGCCAGAGCGCGGGACGCACATTTGGCCGGCCTGTATGGGCGCGGTTCTACGTCGACATCGCGGCGCTGGCGCTCGGCATTGCGTTCACAGCCCGCGCCGGTGCTATAGATGCGCTCAACGATCCGTTCAGCATGGCCGGACCGGTCCTCGTCATTGTCGGCGGTGCGCTGCTGTGGCTGCGCGTGTTCCCCGTCGTAACCCGCGTTCTGGGGGCGGTAACTGCCGGCCTGCAAAGCGTGAGTGTCAGGCTCGCCTTGTGGGGGGTCGAACGCAGCCCGGCGACCTTTGGTCAGCTTGTTCTGCTGGTGGTGGGTACGCTGTCGCTTGGGATCGCATCGCTGGTGATCGCGCAGACCCGTTCGGATACGGCATGGGAGGCGGCGCAAGCGGCGCTGGGCGCCGATGCCGTGCTTACAGTTGCACCGACGGCGTTCGATCCGGCCTTCGACTACGAAGCGATTGACGGGATTTCGCGCGCCGCGCCGCGCGTCGAGTTGAACAGCGGCGGTACGCCGGATCGGCCCCAACTTATTGTGATCGGCTATGGGCGGGCGGACGAACCGCCGATTCAGGCGCTTGAGGCGATCGAACGCCCTGTGGCGGGTGTCGAACTTCCTGCCGATGCCGTAAGCGTGGCGGTCGACGTGTTCAGCCCGGCCGACGACGCCGTGACGACGGCCGCGGTGACGGCGCTGATCATGAACGCTGATTCGATCGTCGCGCGTGTGCCGTTGGATGCGCCGGACGAGACGTTGACCGACAGGTGGCAGACGTATGCCGCACCGCTGGAACCGGGCCGCCTTGGCCGTACGCCATGGCGGCTGATCGGGATCGAACTGCCAAGCGCGCGCGAAGAACCGGTTGAAGGGTCGCGCGTCACCTCCTTTGACCACGCCGTCCTGCTGGGCGAGATCCGTGCTGTGGGCGCGGACGACGGCGAGATCGCCCTCGTCTCCGACGGCGCTGCACCGCCGGAAGTCTGGTCGAGGCCGGAGGCCGCAGGACGATTTACCGACACCGTGCTGAGCTTCGAGCGGAGCGACATCGCGGCGCCCGCGGGTGGCAGCGCGCTGCGCGTGCTCTACAGCCGCAGCATCGGGTTTTCATCGTCGACGCCGACACTGCTGCTATTCGCGGTCGATCAGCCGCTTCCCGTTGTCGTCACGACGGCGTTTGCCGACGACGTCGGCGGACGCAGCGCACTGCGGCGGCCGTTAGCGCCGGGGGACACGGGGTCTGTGCAACTTGACGATCCGTCGTCGCCCATCGGACGGCTGCGCATGTCGTACGTAGTCGAGGCGGTCATTCCCGCGCCGCCACCGTACAGGTCCGACCAGGCGATGGTGTTTACACGCGCCGACTGGCTGCAAAGCGCGATCAACCCGACGCGCGCTTCGCTGCAAGTTGGCGTCGCGGTGAACCGGGTGGTGTTCGACTTTACCGAACGCGAGCCAGCCGGAATCCGGGACGCGCTGATGCGGTCGCCGGGCGCATTGGGGATAACCACGGCCGGCGAATTGTTCGCCGCGCAGCAGCGCGATCCATTGGCGAATGCGATAACCGGACTGTTGTTTGGCGGGTTCTGGGCCGGGCTTGCCCTGCTGATCGTGCAGAGCGGTTACTTCGCGGCGGTGTCGCTGCGCCGGCGCGCCGAGTCGTTGGGCGTGCTGCGGTCGTTGGGCTGGCAGCAGCGGCAGATCACACGCATGCTGGCGGCCGAGTATGCGGCGGTTGTCGTGCCTGCGCTAGTCGTCGGTACGGCGTTTGGGCTCGGGTCCGCGGTGTTCCTGCTGTCGCTGCTAGGTAGCGATCCGGCGCGGATGGTTGTGCCGATCGCCGGGATCGGCGTGTTGATCGGGCTGGTGGCGACGCTGTTCGTCGTGCTGGTCGGCTGGTCAAGCGCAGTGGTTCGGCGGATCGAACTGGTCGATGTGCTGCGTGCGAACGGATAA
- a CDS encoding FtsX-like permease family protein, giving the protein MNASPTDTPSAARLPRALPAPLWIIRSAAERLTAEWRALATIIVGVFLTAAIAAAMPLYSAALTQYGTVQRIESRPPADTSIFIRTSLPAPDVAGRRAALDALIAEQSAASIKPYGDWLRATHTTTESSDLFIVLDGVDAAGLKARLAAYDGVADAVDWEGRPPTATADPMEVALSDLGAERLDVGVGDRLTLDQRGWETSQPIDVEVVGIWTPAESDGWRPLPSRAAQNEVAVLVDRDALVRVATQNLPDTRLTMAWWLVFDPSALPFTELIAAAESVASFGDAAEIAFTSTLGAASSGVVVQTRLPEVLRGAGANVAAIGVPTVIILLMVGVLVLYFLLVMGALTRRRERRELSVLQTRGALRRQILVMRGVEAALISGAAALAAPIAARAFLLVFIPLVTGVERLRLDLTADAYVFSAVAAAAAFAVQLVTMWGPLNLPLIDAGGARRRSDVAATFQRYYLDIVLLVVGLAALIQLSAARDSTTDRGDPLLLLVPALLLFALSSLALRLFPVLTSALSRLLTRSSALPAGLAGWQISREPLHYARLTLLLALAVVIGWFGTTYRAVVEDNRVSQAEYAVGADVRLTYGRSDLPPVDAISRLEGTSAVSRVLRLDGISLAPGGSVSLDTGTLLAVEPAAFESVVRWRDDLGPLPLPSAANFPPVGRILPEGATSIVFEARLAGVESQSDAQATAALVTEMRFSAILRDSAGRYQTVPFAVDVPETIVELANRSPFQTEGVEERDRALAAITWIQYRADLPESDAGWTLIGIGVESGGDRSLYFASGATLGLRGFQFDGADAAGDWFSSGWSEAGLTGVNMEPLGGGPDAPEGSVTSVTWEQAPAPSPGQWVLYVDGADYAAIVADEENAQQYALSALVSPAYAAQNELEPGDLFSLGINRAEVWLRVDGVAPFVPTLDAGDGLVVVTDLDGLEQWLGSRPRSAVQPGEAWVRLDPSVDAATWTDALESATGIPAYSESVSIDSVLETVQADLLTTGLIGLLLLGFVVALVLAVFSLIAYAAITLQSRQREFAVLRALGWGRRLVVASIVVEQAVVAVVGIALGQAIGIFLSGQVLPLLAGAEPGNALPYAIRQEPVAVLAFAGVMLAVLAVQVAVSGLLIVRQGVTAVREGGLE; this is encoded by the coding sequence TTGAACGCTTCTCCGACCGACACGCCGAGTGCGGCCCGACTGCCGCGCGCGCTGCCTGCACCGCTGTGGATTATCCGGTCGGCGGCCGAACGCCTGACCGCCGAGTGGCGCGCGTTGGCGACGATTATTGTCGGCGTGTTCCTCACGGCCGCGATCGCCGCTGCCATGCCGCTGTACAGCGCGGCGCTCACGCAGTACGGCACCGTGCAGCGCATCGAGTCGCGCCCGCCGGCAGACACCAGCATCTTCATCCGCACCAGCCTGCCCGCGCCGGACGTGGCCGGTCGGCGTGCCGCGCTTGACGCCCTGATCGCGGAACAATCGGCCGCATCGATCAAACCGTACGGCGATTGGCTTCGGGCGACACACACCACGACCGAGAGCAGCGACCTGTTCATCGTCTTGGACGGCGTCGACGCTGCCGGACTCAAGGCGCGGCTGGCGGCCTACGACGGTGTGGCGGACGCGGTTGATTGGGAGGGCCGGCCACCCACCGCCACAGCCGACCCCATGGAGGTCGCACTGAGCGACCTTGGCGCAGAAAGGCTCGACGTCGGCGTGGGAGATCGCCTGACGCTCGATCAGCGCGGCTGGGAAACGAGTCAGCCGATCGACGTCGAGGTCGTCGGAATCTGGACGCCGGCAGAGTCGGACGGATGGCGACCGCTTCCATCGCGCGCGGCGCAAAACGAGGTCGCCGTGCTCGTCGATCGCGATGCGTTGGTACGAGTCGCGACACAGAATCTTCCAGACACCCGGCTTACCATGGCATGGTGGCTCGTGTTCGATCCCAGCGCGCTGCCTTTTACCGAATTGATCGCGGCGGCAGAGTCGGTGGCGTCCTTCGGCGACGCGGCGGAGATCGCGTTCACCAGCACGCTCGGTGCTGCATCAAGCGGCGTGGTCGTGCAGACGCGGCTGCCGGAGGTTCTGCGCGGGGCAGGGGCTAACGTCGCGGCGATCGGCGTTCCGACGGTCATCATCCTGCTGATGGTTGGGGTGCTCGTCCTGTACTTCCTGTTGGTGATGGGCGCGCTGACGCGCCGCCGCGAACGCCGCGAACTGTCCGTGCTGCAGACACGGGGCGCGCTGCGCCGGCAGATTCTGGTAATGCGCGGGGTCGAGGCTGCATTGATCAGCGGGGCCGCCGCGCTGGCGGCACCCATCGCCGCTCGCGCGTTTCTGCTCGTGTTCATCCCGCTTGTGACTGGAGTCGAGCGGCTGAGGCTGGATCTCACCGCGGATGCCTATGTTTTCAGCGCGGTGGCTGCCGCAGCTGCCTTCGCCGTTCAGCTCGTCACGATGTGGGGGCCGCTTAACCTACCGTTGATCGACGCGGGCGGGGCGCGCCGGCGCAGCGACGTGGCCGCGACCTTTCAACGCTACTACCTCGACATCGTGCTGCTGGTTGTCGGCCTCGCCGCGTTGATCCAGCTTTCGGCTGCCCGCGACAGCACGACCGACCGCGGCGATCCGCTGCTGCTGCTTGTGCCTGCGCTGCTGCTGTTCGCGTTGTCGAGCCTTGCGCTGCGCCTGTTCCCCGTGCTGACGTCGGCGCTCTCCCGCCTGCTGACGCGATCCAGCGCGCTTCCTGCCGGCCTAGCCGGGTGGCAAATCAGCCGCGAGCCGCTGCACTATGCGCGCCTCACACTGCTGCTGGCGCTGGCGGTCGTCATCGGATGGTTCGGCACGACGTACCGCGCCGTCGTGGAGGATAACCGCGTGTCGCAAGCGGAGTACGCCGTTGGCGCGGATGTTCGCCTGACCTACGGCAGGTCGGACCTGCCGCCGGTCGACGCTATCTCACGGCTGGAAGGGACGTCGGCCGTCTCGCGCGTGCTCCGTCTCGACGGAATCAGCTTGGCACCGGGTGGCAGCGTGTCGCTGGACACGGGTACGCTGCTTGCCGTGGAACCCGCCGCGTTCGAATCGGTCGTGCGCTGGCGTGACGATCTTGGCCCGCTGCCGCTTCCCTCTGCGGCGAATTTCCCACCTGTCGGGCGCATCCTGCCTGAAGGCGCGACGTCGATTGTGTTCGAGGCCCGCCTTGCCGGCGTTGAATCGCAAAGTGATGCGCAGGCCACCGCAGCCCTTGTGACCGAAATGCGGTTCTCCGCAATCCTGCGCGATTCCGCTGGACGGTACCAGACGGTGCCGTTCGCGGTTGACGTTCCGGAGACAATCGTCGAACTCGCCAACCGCAGCCCGTTTCAAACGGAAGGCGTGGAGGAGCGCGATCGTGCGCTAGCGGCGATCACGTGGATACAGTACCGTGCCGACCTGCCCGAGTCCGACGCCGGGTGGACGCTGATCGGAATCGGTGTCGAAAGCGGAGGCGACCGGTCGCTGTACTTCGCGTCTGGCGCCACGCTTGGGCTGCGCGGATTTCAGTTCGACGGCGCCGACGCTGCCGGCGACTGGTTCAGCAGCGGCTGGAGCGAGGCCGGGCTGACTGGCGTGAACATGGAGCCGCTAGGTGGCGGGCCGGATGCGCCGGAGGGCAGCGTGACGTCGGTCACGTGGGAGCAGGCGCCTGCTCCCAGCCCGGGTCAGTGGGTACTCTATGTGGATGGGGCGGATTACGCGGCCATCGTCGCCGATGAAGAGAATGCACAGCAGTACGCGCTGTCCGCGCTCGTCAGCCCGGCGTATGCAGCACAAAACGAACTCGAACCGGGCGACCTGTTCAGTCTCGGGATCAATCGCGCCGAGGTGTGGCTGCGGGTGGACGGCGTTGCTCCGTTCGTACCGACGTTGGACGCTGGCGACGGGCTGGTTGTGGTGACCGATCTGGACGGTTTGGAACAGTGGCTCGGCAGCCGGCCGCGCTCGGCCGTGCAGCCCGGCGAAGCGTGGGTCCGGCTCGACCCGTCGGTCGATGCTGCGACGTGGACGGATGCGCTGGAGTCCGCCACCGGAATCCCGGCGTACAGCGAGAGCGTCAGCATCGACTCGGTGCTTGAGACCGTGCAGGCCGACTTGCTCACGACGGGCCTGATCGGCCTGCTGCTGCTGGGATTCGTGGTCGCGCTCGTGCTGGCCGTGTTCAGCCTGATCGCCTACGCGGCCATCACGCTGCAATCGCGCCAGCGAGAGTTCGCGGTGCTGCGCGCGTTGGGCTGGGGGCGGCGTCTGGTGGTCGCCAGCATCGTCGTCGAGCAGGCCGTCGTGGCGGTCGTCGGGATCGCGCTTGGGCAGGCGATCGGCATATTCCTGAGCGGGCAAGTGCTGCCGCTGCTGGCCGGCGCCGAGCCGGGTAACGCCTTGCCATACGCGATACGTCAGGAACCGGTGGCGGTGCTGGCGTTTGCCGGAGTCATGCTGGCCGTGCTGGCCGTGCAAGTCGCCGTGAGCGGCCTGTTGATCGTCCGTCAAGGCGTCACGGCGGTTCGTGAAGGCGGTCTCGAATGA
- the xylB gene encoding xylulokinase: MTPLTLGIDLGTSSVKVVAVDDRGGVAASGTAAYPVLRPQPSHAEQDPGVWWEAVVAAVRRVVDALPEPSAIVAIGLSGQMHGTVLLGADGEPLRPAVIWPDQRSSREVDAMLSTHGEAWFLSHTGGLPATGFQIATLRWIQTHEPDIWAQTRHVLLPKDTIRWRLTGVLSTDPSDACGTGLLDIRARSWSADVCAAADVQQSQLPQLHPSRAVVGALQPTAADALGLPHGLPVVNGAADTACSVLCAAATSPDTLLVTLSTGGQMVWPQREATVDAAGRAYTFCSALDPASGAAGWYVLGGPLAAGLALNWVLERVVGARSAEDRDAILAAAETVGPGAGGLTFVPTLIGERTPRRDPLARGMFHGLSPEHGQPELVRAVLEGVVLALLDGYSTFEALGAQPRQLVVSGGGANVSAWRQMLADAFALPTCWLAAGDQSAFGAAVLAGDGAGLYDAAAAVKAWAACRETLAPNPDVTRIYRERLHGYRRVRDSAV, encoded by the coding sequence GTGACTCCGCTGACGCTCGGGATCGACCTCGGTACGTCGTCGGTGAAGGTCGTCGCTGTGGACGACCGCGGCGGAGTCGCCGCCAGCGGAACGGCGGCGTATCCCGTGCTTCGGCCGCAGCCCTCCCACGCCGAACAAGACCCCGGCGTATGGTGGGAAGCGGTTGTCGCTGCTGTGCGCCGCGTCGTAGACGCATTGCCCGAACCATCGGCCATCGTCGCCATCGGCCTGAGCGGGCAGATGCACGGAACTGTGCTGCTTGGTGCGGACGGCGAGCCGCTTCGTCCCGCGGTCATCTGGCCTGATCAGCGCTCGTCGCGCGAGGTCGATGCCATGCTATCGACGCACGGCGAGGCGTGGTTCTTGTCGCACACAGGCGGCCTACCCGCGACGGGTTTTCAGATCGCGACGCTGCGGTGGATTCAGACGCACGAGCCGGACATATGGGCGCAGACTCGTCACGTGCTGCTGCCGAAAGACACCATCCGCTGGCGGCTGACCGGCGTGTTGTCGACCGATCCCAGCGACGCATGCGGTACCGGCCTGCTCGATATCCGGGCACGGTCGTGGTCGGCGGATGTGTGCGCCGCCGCGGACGTTCAGCAGAGCCAGCTCCCGCAACTTCACCCGTCGCGGGCCGTAGTGGGGGCGCTTCAGCCGACGGCCGCGGATGCGCTGGGCTTGCCGCATGGTCTGCCAGTCGTGAACGGCGCAGCCGACACGGCGTGCAGTGTGCTGTGCGCCGCGGCGACATCGCCGGATACGCTGCTCGTCACGCTCAGCACTGGCGGACAGATGGTGTGGCCGCAGCGCGAAGCGACTGTCGATGCAGCGGGCCGCGCATACACGTTCTGCTCGGCGCTCGACCCGGCGAGCGGCGCGGCGGGATGGTACGTGCTGGGCGGGCCGTTGGCGGCAGGACTGGCGCTCAACTGGGTGCTGGAGCGAGTCGTCGGGGCGCGCTCGGCCGAGGATCGCGATGCGATACTTGCGGCAGCTGAGACTGTCGGGCCGGGTGCGGGCGGGCTGACGTTCGTGCCGACGTTGATCGGCGAGCGCACGCCGCGCCGCGACCCGCTGGCGCGCGGCATGTTTCACGGGCTGTCGCCGGAACACGGCCAGCCTGAACTGGTGCGCGCGGTACTGGAAGGTGTCGTGCTGGCGCTGCTCGACGGGTATTCGACATTCGAGGCGTTGGGCGCTCAGCCGCGCCAATTGGTCGTGTCTGGTGGTGGGGCCAACGTGTCCGCATGGCGGCAGATGCTTGCCGATGCATTCGCGCTGCCGACATGCTGGCTTGCGGCGGGAGATCAGTCGGCGTTCGGCGCGGCGGTGCTGGCCGGTGACGGGGCCGGGCTGTATGACGCGGCTGCGGCTGTTAAGGCATGGGCGGCCTGTCGCGAGACGCTGGCGCCGAACCCGGATGTGACGAGGATCTATCGAGAGCGCCTTCACGGCTACCGCCGCGTGCGCGACTCCGCCGTGTGA
- a CDS encoding alpha/beta fold hydrolase has protein sequence MRNLAVLIAFLLFAVVPVVGQSGDYPLLFEYDEDADDFYVVLDVDVIAGATLDVEIENGEGIYFYIYSDGGDLFEGESLDDFIAPFDGTLTIEIYSYSEAQGVLRVLAPDDAPVSPPATTAGGDFGAVECPFDVQRNLDVRCGTLSVPENRSDPNSATIQLMVAVIPSRSPSPAPDPIVYLEGGPGGSALAAVDTWFNSPLLDRRDLVLFDQRGTGFSEPSLNCPEMDEDTSVEAVEECRDRLLANGVDLTAYTSAENAADVEALRLALGYEQVNLLGISYGTRLALTVMRDYPDGVRSVILDSVYPPNIDTNYNVVSDTYELISRMFADCAADPACSAAYPDLEVRFYDQLEAISASPPEIENADGELVELYAEDVILQLIDQLKTTGLISAIPATLDAFASGDFDTYVDLFTNGAGDSLSSSSELAQELAQELTEDELNEIRALAADNDMAAIAQLLADIFELTDEEVGIAARGFIDLGVDVDTVEAVEPPDIDDDSEGMNLSVQCSEEMPFMSVEEADRRADAIDMPELLRDELKVGTLIEFEQCAVWPVGQLDVNENQPVVSDIPTLVLNARYDTATPPWWGELAAATLSNGFSFEFPMVGHGVIDGGPCPMSMVQAFVEDPLAAPDSSCISSMDADFWTP, from the coding sequence ATGCGCAACCTGGCCGTTCTGATCGCGTTTCTCCTGTTCGCTGTCGTTCCCGTCGTCGGCCAGTCTGGCGACTATCCACTGCTCTTCGAGTATGACGAAGACGCTGATGACTTCTATGTAGTGCTCGATGTCGACGTGATTGCAGGCGCGACGCTCGACGTGGAGATCGAGAACGGAGAAGGCATCTACTTCTACATCTACAGCGACGGCGGCGACCTATTCGAAGGCGAGTCACTCGACGATTTCATCGCTCCATTCGACGGCACGCTGACGATCGAGATCTACTCCTACAGTGAGGCCCAAGGTGTGCTGCGCGTACTCGCTCCGGACGACGCGCCTGTTTCGCCCCCCGCGACGACCGCCGGTGGCGACTTCGGCGCTGTCGAGTGCCCGTTTGACGTGCAGCGCAACCTCGACGTGCGGTGCGGGACGTTGAGCGTTCCGGAGAACCGCAGCGATCCAAACAGCGCGACGATCCAGCTCATGGTCGCCGTGATTCCATCGCGCTCGCCCAGCCCCGCGCCTGACCCGATCGTCTATCTCGAAGGCGGACCGGGCGGCAGTGCGTTGGCCGCGGTCGACACGTGGTTCAACTCACCACTCCTCGACCGCCGCGACCTCGTTCTGTTCGATCAACGCGGTACCGGCTTCAGCGAGCCTTCGCTCAACTGCCCGGAGATGGACGAGGACACGTCGGTAGAGGCGGTAGAGGAATGCCGCGATCGGCTGTTGGCGAACGGCGTCGACCTCACGGCCTACACCAGTGCCGAGAACGCCGCCGATGTCGAGGCGCTTCGGCTTGCGCTAGGCTACGAACAGGTTAATCTGCTCGGCATCAGTTATGGCACGCGTCTCGCGCTGACCGTCATGCGTGACTATCCCGACGGCGTGCGGTCGGTCATCCTCGACAGTGTATATCCGCCGAACATCGACACGAACTATAACGTCGTGTCCGACACCTACGAATTGATCAGCCGCATGTTTGCCGACTGTGCCGCCGATCCGGCTTGCAGCGCAGCGTACCCCGACCTCGAAGTGCGCTTCTACGACCAACTCGAGGCGATATCGGCCAGTCCGCCTGAGATCGAGAATGCCGACGGTGAATTGGTCGAGTTGTACGCCGAAGACGTCATCCTCCAGTTGATCGACCAGCTCAAGACGACCGGCCTGATCAGCGCGATTCCGGCAACGCTCGACGCGTTCGCGTCCGGCGATTTCGACACCTATGTTGACTTGTTCACCAACGGGGCGGGCGACAGCCTCAGTAGTTCATCTGAGCTGGCGCAGGAATTGGCGCAGGAGCTGACCGAAGACGAACTGAACGAAATCCGGGCGCTTGCGGCCGATAACGACATGGCGGCTATCGCCCAACTTCTGGCCGACATCTTCGAACTGACCGACGAGGAGGTCGGCATCGCGGCGCGCGGATTCATCGACCTTGGCGTGGATGTCGACACAGTCGAAGCTGTCGAACCGCCCGACATCGACGACGACAGCGAAGGCATGAACCTCAGCGTGCAGTGCAGCGAAGAAATGCCGTTCATGTCGGTCGAGGAAGCCGACAGGCGCGCCGACGCAATCGACATGCCGGAGCTGCTGCGCGACGAGCTCAAGGTCGGTACCCTTATCGAATTCGAGCAGTGCGCCGTTTGGCCGGTTGGGCAACTGGATGTGAACGAGAATCAGCCGGTGGTGAGCGACATCCCGACGCTCGTACTGAACGCTCGCTACGATACCGCAACGCCGCCGTGGTGGGGCGAGCTAGCCGCCGCGACGTTAAGCAACGGCTTCAGCTTCGAGTTTCCGATGGTCGGACACGGCGTGATTGACGGTGGGCCGTGCCCGATGTCGATGGTGCAGGCGTTCGTCGAGGATCCGCTGGCAGCGCCAGACTCGTCGTGCATTTCATCTATGGACGCCGACTTCTGGACGCCGTGA
- a CDS encoding GIY-YIG nuclease family protein, with protein MATKPETQRRYPIEAVPSAPGTYVLILCADTGTTLQIGRLGTFDVAAGWYAYVGSAFGSGGLRGRIRHHLAPVRRPHWHIDWFRTAAVVREVWYAQDAASEHGWASDLLGLPESFVPIPRFGASDCACVSHLIGFPRPVQVDMLRRVAGESIVVWAVENSPRIL; from the coding sequence TTGGCTACGAAACCCGAGACCCAACGCAGATACCCGATCGAGGCCGTTCCATCCGCCCCCGGTACATACGTGCTGATCCTGTGCGCCGACACGGGCACGACGCTGCAAATCGGGCGGCTTGGCACGTTCGACGTTGCGGCCGGATGGTATGCCTACGTCGGCAGCGCGTTCGGGAGCGGCGGACTGCGCGGACGCATCCGGCATCACCTCGCGCCGGTGCGACGCCCGCACTGGCACATCGACTGGTTCCGCACGGCGGCGGTAGTCCGTGAAGTATGGTACGCACAGGATGCGGCATCGGAGCATGGATGGGCCAGCGACCTGCTTGGACTGCCCGAGTCCTTCGTGCCGATCCCGCGTTTCGGCGCGTCGGATTGTGCGTGCGTGTCGCACCTGATCGGTTTTCCGCGCCCGGTCCAAGTCGACATGCTTCGGCGGGTTGCTGGCGAGTCGATAGTCGTCTGGGCTGTGGAAAACTCGCCTCGAATCTTGTGA